From a region of the Triticum aestivum cultivar Chinese Spring chromosome 7D, IWGSC CS RefSeq v2.1, whole genome shotgun sequence genome:
- the LOC123169043 gene encoding peroxidase 2 yields the protein MAAAGAEKLHVLVACALLLLAVGCQASPLQIGFYHDRCPQAEAVVKGVMMEAISQNPGNGAAMIRMLFHDCFVEGCDASVLLDPTPFSPTPEKLSAPNNPSLRGFELIDAIKDALEAACPGIVSCADIVAFSARDASCILSGGKVDFEVPSGRRDGTFSNASEPVKFLVPPTSNLSDLVDSFVVKGLDVEDLVILSGAHTIGRSHCSAFVPDRLNVTSDIDGGLAAFLRDQCSADAAPGGNDPTVMQDVVTPNDLDKQYYNNVLSRTVLFTSDAALLTSEETARMVMDNANMPGWWEDRFEKAMVKMAGIEVKTGDQGQIRKNCRAINYY from the exons ATGGCGGCTGCTGGTGCTGAGAAGCTGCACGTTCTGGTGGCGTGTGCCTTGCTGCTGCTCGCCGTGGGGTGCCAGGCCAGCCCTCTGCAGATCGGGTTCTACCACGACAGGTGCCCCCAGGCGGAGGCGGTCGTCAAGGGCGTCATGATGGAGGCCATCTCCCAGAATCCCGGCAATGGCGCTGCCATGATCCGCATGctcttccacgactgcttcgtcgAG GGGTGTGACGCTTCGGTCCTCCTAGACCCGACCCCGTTCAGCCCGACGCCGGAGAAGCTCAGCGCGCCCAACAATCCCTCCCTACGTGGCTTCGAGCTGATCGACGCCATCAAGGACGCCCTCGAGGCGGCCTGCCCGGGcatcgtctcctgcgccgacatcgTCGCTTTCTCAGCCCGTGACGCGTCTTGCATCCTCAGCGGGGGCAAGGTGGACTTTGAGGTGCCGTCCGGCCGCCGCGACGGCACCTTCTCCAACGCCTCCGAGCCGGTCAAGTTCCTCGTCCCACCCACGTCCAACCTCAGCGACCTCGTGGACAGCTTCGTTGTCAAGGGCCTCGATGTGGAGGACCTAGTCATCCTCTCCGGCGCGCACACCATCGGGCGCTCCCACTGCTCCGCCTTCGTGCCCGACCGCCTCAACGTCACCTCCGACATCGACGGCGGCCTCGCCGCGTTCCTGCGTGACCAGTGCTCCGCGGACGCCGCCCCGGGTGGCAACGACCCGACGGTGATGCAGGACGTGGTGACCCCGAACGACCTGGACAAGCAGTACTACAACAACGTGCTGTCGCGCACGGTGCTCTTCACCTCCGACGCGGCGCTCCTGACGTCGGAGGAGACTGCGAGGATGGTGATGGACAACGCCAACATGCCCGGGTGGTGGGAGGACAGGTTCGAGAAGGCCATGGTGAAGATGGCCGGCATCGAGGTCAAGACCGGCGACCAGGGACAGATCAGGAAGAACTGCCGCGCAATCAACTACTACTAA